In one Zalophus californianus isolate mZalCal1 chromosome 10, mZalCal1.pri.v2, whole genome shotgun sequence genomic region, the following are encoded:
- the LOC113931982 gene encoding LOW QUALITY PROTEIN: histone H1.8-like (The sequence of the model RefSeq protein was modified relative to this genomic sequence to represent the inferred CDS: deleted 1 base in 1 codon), with protein sequence MAPGSIASSDISTSSMSSTSLPSTVGSSRVSESEQRGPSRSTTQGPCCHPPVLRMVLEGPLQAGERRRGTSVAAIKVYILQKYPTVDVLRLKYLLKQALATGMHRSLLVRLTNSKARGATGSFKLVPKHKRKVQPKKTPIMTAPRKPSEAKEKVPKKPREAKKDLPNPGEVKRGPRKLREVRMAPPKPGAAKEKAPKKGGPTKDQEARANEARKASQQPDKATRAPPSATGPSGKSKVKGRRKSQGGEAHRKTKAGSQSAKPTVPKAKKGTASPAKKRENHVPKEVIAHAAKVGPKAKAAALPRAGGSKMVPEPLARKTEAPKGPRRLDLPTKASSSKLASRKAEAEI encoded by the exons ATGGCTCCTGGGAGCATTGCCTCCAGTGATATCTCAACCTCCTCAATGTCCTCAACCTCCTTGCCCTCCACAGTGGGGTCGTCCAGGGTGTCTGAGTCTGAACAGCGAGGCCCGAGCCGCAGCACCACCCAAGGGCCGTGCTGCCACCCTCCCGTGCTGCGCATGGTCCTGGAGGGA CCGCTGCAGGCGGGGGAGCGTCGCCGGGGCACCTCAGTGGCGGCCATCAAGGTTTACATCCTGCAGAAGTACCCTACGGTGGATGTACTCCGGCTCAAGTACCTGCTGAAGCAGGCCCTGGCCACAGGCATGCACCGCAGCCTGCTTGTCCGGCTCACCAACTCCAAGGCCAGGGGGGCCACTGGCAGCTTCAAATTGGTTCCCAAGCATAAGAGGAAAGTCCAACCCAAGAAGACACCCATCATGACAGCCCCCAGGAAACCCAGTGAGGCCAAGGAGAAGGTCCCTAAGAAACCAAGGGAGGCAAAGAAGGACCTTCCCAACCCAGGCGAGGTGAAAAGGGGACCCAGGAAGCTGCGAGAGGTGAGGATGGCTCCTCCCAAACCAGGTGCAGCCAAGGAGAAGGCTCCCAAGAAAGGTGGCCCGACCAAAGACCAAGAAGCAAGAGCGAATGAGGCCAGAAAGGCCTCCCAACAGCCAGACAAGGCCACACGGGCCCCTCCCAGTGCCACCGGGCCCAGTGGGAAGTCAAAGGtcaaaggcagaaggaagagccaggGTGGTGAGGcccacaggaaaacaaaagctgggAGTCAGAGTGCAAAACCCACGGTCCCCAAGGCCAAGAAGGGTACTGCTTCTCCAGccaaaaagagggaaaatcaCGTCCCTAAAGAGGTCATTGCCCATGCGGCCAAGGTGGGGCCCAAAGCCAAGGCCGCTGCTCTTCCCAGGGCTGGTGGGTCTAAGATGGTGCCTGAACCCCTGGCCAGGAAGACAGAGGCCCCCAAGGGCCCAAGGAGGCTGGACTTGCCCACCAAGGCCTCATCGTCCAAACTGGCCAGTAGGAAGGCAGAGGCTGAAATCTAG